The sequence ATCATCTTCTCTTCACTGTGGACTGccctctattgtaatattttctttgcattgattgagCGGAAAAAAGGAACAtctaatttcaattaattgatgAATGCCGTCAAATATGCATCCAGACTGGTCGATCGACAATACGGTCTAAACGACCCTTTTTTATACGTTAAAAGCCACATAGTatatattagctatataaaaggaGAGCTGCTCCAGTTCAAAGCGTGGTCCACAGAACGGCAATTGGGCTACGAACGATGTGCGTTCCACCTTGGATGCATTTCCACGATAACTCCCCGTACTCCTCCTCACTCCCTTTCACTTTGCCTTCGAATGTCACATTAAAACTTGCCTGCTCACTCCGTTTCTTGAACACAAATGTATCTGGCTCCACGCTTACCTTTATGTTTGGACTGCTCTTCACCTGCACTTTGTACACGGAATTGTCGCCGCCCACATTGGTAACCGTCCTTTTCAACTGAACACGCTCTCCATACTTCAACAAAACTGAGAAAGACGGATAGTTAAGATCTGCACCTGATTCCGATTTGGGGCAGGGAGGCCATTTGTGGGTGAGCAGGGCTATTTGCTTTTCGGTGTACATGTTTTGACCACACAGATAGTTGATGTAGTCTTGAGGGCCCAAATCGTACACCAGACCCGGCTCCAAGGCAGCCCTTGGATTTAAGTGACCTGCACCCATTGCAAATGGGTCCGCGGCTCGCAAGGTTAGTGAATCTTTGATGGGCTGCTTTCTGTTGTCCAGCGTGGATGCCGTAGTCATGAGAGCCGATCTGATTGCTGCAGGACTCCACGTAGGATGCGCAGCTCGGATGAGTGCTGCAGTGCCGCTGACGTGGGGACACGCCATTGAGGTCCCGGACTTTATCTTGAAGCCGCCTTCTATGGCAGCTGCTAAGATGTTAACACCAGGGGCGATTATATCGGGCTTAAGAACGTCTAGAAAGATCTGGCTTGGACCTCTGGAAGAAAACAGGGCCACGATTGGAGCCGTTGCTTTTCCCACCACTGTCAACCCCGTGGGATTGATGGTGGCTGTGGGTGCAGCGGTGCTGTTAACATAGGCTTTTATCTTTTCGCCTGCCGTATAACTCACGCTCGTAGCGGGCAGATATGGTTGATCGACCGGGAAATCGTTATCGTTGACATTTATCAATCCTGCTGCACCGGCGTCCTTCACAAGACTTGCTTTTTCCGTTGAATTGCTTTGGGAAGTGCACAGCACAACTTTGCCTTTGAAAATGTGTGGATCGAGACCTCGGTCACTGCAATAGTCGTAGGCCAGAGGCAGATTTTTAATCCCCGGTCCTCTGTATAACGACAAGCCTCTGAAAAGCTCGCCATTGCCGAGCTTCAGAGGAGACAGAAACTCTCTGTCTATAGTGCTCGCACCCACAGTGATTAACCATGGCGCCGTGTTTGTAAGAGAATACGAGAAAGGCCCTTCGTTACCAGCAGAGGCGGAAACAAGTACACCCTTCTCTATTGCCCCGAATGCTGCCAGGGCTGTGTGATCCGTGTAAAAAGGAAGCTCAGACGCATCGccaattgaaatagaaataatatCGACGCCATCTTGGACGGCTTTTTCCATTGCAGCAGCTATGTCGCTCGCATCACAGTCTCCTTTCTGTCCCCAGCAGACCTTGTAGATGGCCAGTCTGGCCGCAGGGGCCATACCCATAGCCGTTCCATTGCCAAATCCATTGTAGCTCGCTCCCTTTACAGCAGATCCCGCAGCAGTAGAAGCAGTATGTGTGCCGTGGCCATGGTTGTCTCTTGGGGATATGAAATCCTCACCCACATGCGATTTGTAACCCACGGAGAAATTAAATCGAGCTCCGATGAGCTTTCTGTTACAGTTGGAGGAACTGAATCGCTCTCCGCTTTCACACTCGCCTTTCCATCTGGAGGGAACAGGGCCGAGTCCCTCGTCATGAAAACTTTCGCTCTCAGGCCATATTCCCGAATCCACCATGCCCACTATGACATCTTCTCCGCGATTCAAATTCTGAGTCCACAGTCCGCTGCCGTCGGTGAGGCCGAGGAACTGAGGTGAGCGTGTGGTATGGAGTTTATATAGAGCGGACGGAATTACAGCTAGACAGCCATCCACGCTCTCTAAAGCTGTAGCCTGCGCACTGGTCAGCTTGGCCGCAAAGCCATGAAGGACTACCTCATACGTATATAACAAGAGGCTGGGATCTGATGTGGAGGCATTAGAAGTTGCGTGGGTGAGAATTGAATGATACCAGTGCTCATGCAAACTGAAGTGCTCGGGCTTCATGGACTTCATCATGTGAACTATGTAAGGCTTCCTTACATTGTCATTTGCTgtaatggaaaggaagaacaggaaTAAGGTTAGAAGCGTGGCGAGGGACATGGAGTTACTCATTTTGAGGGAAGAAAAATGGTGAGTATAGCGACATAAGGAGGGGTCTTTTAATAGGATTAACAGATTGCAGTGCCAATGCAAAGTCTTCGTGAAGAAGAAAATGTGGAGATAATTGCACAccactttttgtttttttaaataaagtGTATAGTCTGAAGATGAAAAATCAGGAATTTGAGCATCCAAGGAAACCGGGAAGCAACTAAGGATGCACCGTCCACATGAGATAAGATATTTGAGCAAACACGGAACACAGAAAGTCGAGGAATTTGATAAAAGGTGTGGGGTCAATTAGGCGAACGCGTAAACACGGGATTATTTGCTTGGATTTTCAAAGGGAGACGTCATGTGAGAATAAAATAGTGAGAAACGTAAAGATTCCTTGGCCTGGAGCTTTCCGACGAACCTGCCATTGGAGAGAATAAAGTGTTTGTTTCCAGTTCCGAAAAGGTGACTTTTTATTAGTGGGACTTATTTTGAGTTGGTAAATAAAAGTGGTCAAATCTGATGTTAGTAGaaattataatttaataatgaGGGGAAAGTGCATAGTAGTGGAGTGAACATTTAAGTCGATAGACTTTTAGTATGGGGTTTTCTGATCGGGAAAGTGTTAGTATCCCAGAAAAAGTTTGCCGGTCACATTTTTCGATAGTAAAACCTTCAACGCActtttcaaaacctattttcccgcCATGTTGCCATCGACATATGGCCAAAGACTTTAGGCACTCTTTTTTTTAAGTCTTATGGTTAaatcttagcatcaaacttttttTACGGTATATTTTATAAAAAAGTTATTTTtgtagatttttatttttaaatttcttagaaaagattaaatatataaatatggtCATTTATAATTAATTAGTCATATCAATAAAAaagtaaatataatattaattattcaaatttaataaattttttggtCATGTATAAGAGAGTAATTTTTTTGGGATCTAAAATTaatgagaaaaaaataattttctttttggtaTTAGTGTCAAATACAATCAAGTCTAAAATTACCATGCATACCAAGGAGTTGACGAGATATAGATGAAAAAAAATAACTAGCTAATACAAATACTAAGGAATAAAGTTGACTAGTTCAAACCCTCAAACTAGATGACAAAAAACTAGTGTCCAAgaattctaacaaatgaaacaaactaTCAACCACATCAAAAGTAATGGACCAACCAACAAGATGATGAAAGAGTATATACCCAACAATAAAAAGAGTAGTTTAATAGGGCCTGATGAAAATTGAATAGGCCTCATCCCAACAACAAGCCTTTTAACACTACAATATAATTGATTGCAAGTTTCATAAGAAGCACCCTTACTAAGAGGGGAGACTGCCTCCTCCTTCGCAGACTTTTATGGTCTCCTCCCTTAACAAAGAATGTCTTTATTCATAATGGTCCTTTCATCATAAGGCTGCAAGAAGCCTTTTAAAACTCACTATTAGCTTCTTGTTTCCTTGCCTACATTGTTGTCAGTGCAAGGGTTTTTTGTTCGATATTTGGTTTGGAGTCTTCTCCTAAACCCCTATGTTCTAAAAGTGTAAGCCTACTGATGGTTCGCGACCTTGTTCCCGTCAATTGGATGCTTCAATCAAAAGCCTCACTTTCGAAAATGGGTTGTCATCTTTTTAGGTGTCGATGATCTCACTGCTTGTGAGTTCCTTTCTATTAGGTTTCAGATTTGGGCCCTCACCTAATTTAATCAACTAAGAACTATAACACATACTATTTAAATAAACGAATTAAAATTATGGTTTAATCATTAAAAAACTAGATTTATTAGCTAACCAATACTATTAtcatattaacaaaaaaaaattaaattgtttaaTATCATATAACGAAAATATCTTGCCACGattattttaaaatgattttaaGATTTTGATGACTCACTCACTCCATGATCGATAAGAAAATTTCTATTGAAACTGTAAAGTTCCATTAAGCATGAGGACTTCTCATCTTCTAATGGTTAAAGtaaattaaaacttggaaaagatGCAATATACTATGTCGAAACCAAGGATAATGAAGGGAACTGACATGCAGCAGGAAAATGGTTTTAAAGTAGTAGTAAAAGTAAGTGGAAATTAGAGATAAATAACGTTAGATCTTAGTTCATTTACAATTCTAGATCAACTAAGAGAAAAGAGAATTTTATCTTAAAACTAAAATCAGTAGAAATTTGCCAATAGGGAAGGTATTACAAGATGCACAGACCACTAGATCCTGAGAGGCGATTAAAAAGCTAATGGTATAACCACTGAAAAGAACTCTTAAGCATATTAACAAGAACTCTACAGTAAGATCTCAATACATCTTTCAGTATATGAACGTTGTGTTAGCTACACACCTCATCGAAACAAATCTGATCCATTCTTTTCTCCCTTCAGAGTTATCCTTTAAATTACAGTACGATGACCTCGAAAGGATATGATCCTATGGATGTACAATGCAGATGACTACATCCACACCAAAACCTAGAATGCTCATACAAGGTGACTCAGATCCCATCGAACAGGAgaatgagaaagagaaaaaaacaaGAGATATATTGAGTGTTCGGAATAATAATCCTATCTCTTCAATAAGACTTCCCTCCCTTAtctcaggcctggaatttgacggcgACCTCTACTTGTCATATCATTTTTTTACGACGGTTTGGTAGTTTCAGTGTCTTTTATTTGACATTTTAGAAAAAATATTAAATGTCAAAAAAATCCATCTCCTCTactccatgaatttgacatcttATACTTCTTACAATAACTACATTTCATTACTATCTTACTatcatgttttttttttgctttttacttgtactttttcttttccttgATTAATATTTATCCTTTCCCAACTTCATCATTAATGCTATCCCCTTCCCCAAATTGATAtgttttgtcattttgaatcataATTGATTTCAAAAATTTGTTTAAATGTTTCTTTCAAATGCTTATTATGAGACTGCTCATTTAACTTTCAATTACCTAAACTCTTCTCTCTTCGGTACACCAAAAGAAATTAAATTCCTTGTCCTTTCATTCTTTCATATCGGATATAGATTAtataaaaatttagaaaataatgataaattagtaatatatgcaaaaatcttaaatgtCTTAAGTTAGTTTTTAGATTCATATGAAAAATCttgttaattatattatattttaaatagatTCTAAATTAATACATATTTATAACAAATGTTTAATAgagaaatatattttatattattcttAAATGATAATCAGTCAATAATTactaatttattaataataaatgttaaaatcttaaataatatataataatatattatgacaagtttataaatttatatttaagaaaatattataaaatatatataaaaagtaAAATTGACTAGCTTTCTAAATTCATCTAGAAAATAGaaacaattttaaaaattcatattaaaatatttaaaaaaatagaaataattatattttagcatttcaaattattaaagtttctaaattgatatttaagacaatcttcttaaaaatatttaaaaaaataaattgcataattttttaaattcatatCAGAAAATAGAGACGATTttgaaaaattcatattaaaatattataaattcaaaacaattatatcttaccatttttcaaataaaattatatttttataatacattataaaataatatatagtaatattataaattaaaatactatataatatatattgcCTACTATAATTTTTTAcagtttattaataatttgaagtgtcatatatACGTTTTTAGAAAAAATAGCAAGTAAATGCATACGGTCCATAAATTTTTTAAGTTGTCATATACAAGCCAAAAGTGAAAAAACGGTCATatagcctgtcaaattccaggcctcgTCCTTCCTTGTACTTTAATACTTCTTGTACAATAATATGAATAGAATTGAAAAGCTTATTTTatcttaattaaaaaatataataaaaaaattatatctaatataattaaattgactttatagtcaattatgtaaatttttattgtCCCATTATATCACAATCTTCATTTTAAGCTACAACAACTTAAATTACTTAAATCATAGTCATGCTAATGTTTATAGTTTTTTCTCCAATTGTTGTTGAATAATTTGTTAACTATTTTCCCCTTGGCATTGGTAGATTTTCCTAGCATTATAAATATTTAGTTGTTTTACAATTGCGTTAAAACTGACCACATCTCATAGGCGTGCCAACATGAGTCATTTACAAACCAATGCCACATACTCTCTATCCTTATTTTAATTTTGTGTATATCAAAATAATAATGTGTATTTCTTAATTTTGTGTTTGCTACATGTTTTGTATCTTTATTTTAATTCTGTgcatatcaaaataataaataataatgtatATTTGTTGATTTTGTGTTTGTCACATGTTTTGTATCCTTATTTTAATTCCGTGCATATCAAAATAATAATGTATATTTCTTGATTTTGTGTTTAGCTGGGATATATAATTTATTCAAGATAGAATTTTTTCCATGATTTTGATAAGATCTTTGTATTCTTTAGACTAGTCTCCACATGCTTCGTATCCTTATTTTAACTCTATGGATTCCAAGATAATAATgtgttttcttgattttttgtttgcCGCGTGCTCTATATCCTTATATTAACTCTATGGTTAACAAAATGATAATGTATATTTCTTGATTTTGTGTTTAACGTCCCAGATATAAAATTGATTCAAGATACAACTATTTCCATGATTATGATAACATCTTTATATTCTCCAAATCACTTTATATTTGAATCTAGGTTGAAAGTTGACTGTGTAGAGTAATTTTGAAAAGGATCCCCATGGCTTGCAGCTTCTACAGCTGAGTGTAGTGGGTTGTGTAGAATTTTATAACATTCACCAGGTTTCCTCTCTATCTGTAGTCTACCACAATCTAAAGGCACGTGAATAAGAAGCCTAGTTAAATTGGGGGGACTTGGTACAACCAGACCCAAATTCCAATTTTGTTAAGTTGTTGCAAGGAAAAGTAGAATATGTTTATGAATTTTCACAAATATGAGCAGACCAAACAAGTTCTAAGCTATGTTACCAGAAACGAGAAACGAAAATAGAAACCGAAACGGTAACGTGACAAAGAATGGAATATTTAAAGGTTGCATAtaagaaatgtgtgtgtgtgtgtgtgtgtgtgtgtgtgtgtgtgtgtgtgtgtgtgtgtgtgtgtgtgtgtgtgtgtgtgtgtgtgtgtgtgtgtgtgtgtgtgtgcatatctgtgtgtgtgtgttaaattttttaaaatacaaaacataatcaaaatgatcaagaatattATAGAATttcaatgaaaaaatcaaaatacacTTATCATAATGTTTGCAATTATGATAATTTTAGGAAAAATATTTCTACCAAAATTTACAACCTAATGGACAGTTTCTCAATTAGAAATTTACTTCATAATTTCTAATCTTAAATttagaaaaatctaaaaaatcaactTCCAAAAGTGATAATATAGAAATACCAATTGGAATGAATATTTAGAAAAATCTAAAACATTAAATTCTTTACACGGGCTGTGCAAAAAAGCTTGGTGATtacttaaaattttttaaaaatcaatgCAAAAACTTTGGATGCTCAGAATCTCGTTTCTGCATCGAGAAACGATAGGTTGCTGCCATCCTATTTCTAGCAACAAAGGTTCAAAGATGAACTTTAACCCAATAATCTATCCAAAAGTACAACTTGAAGAGTAGTTCTATTCAAAGGACTAAACCTAGAAACAACCCAAAAAACTTATTtggccaaaaaattaaaaaacaaacaaactctGAAGTAGAGTTATATTTCTTGAAGGGAACTAAGAAGTTTGCATAGCGCCCAGATGGGGCATAATATCTGTACCTActcgaaaataaaataaaattccccTTTAGAATATGAGGTTGTTATTATGGCATCTAGGCCATTCCAAAATAAATCTTTCGTACAAcatgatagcgatgtgttagtcaatcgtagccatttattgcaaaatcaacggtgtaaaatgtgtgactaacatgtgcgttagtcaatccatactatcatTTTGGTGCCAGAATAGACACTTCCATTCTTGCATAATTGTATATCATGAAAGTCCGTTGTTTTTAGCTATAGGCACAAGCCCATGATTGAGCTGTAAGAATAGATTGCATACTAAAACCCAACACAGATTATAATTTTCATGCTACACACGTTGCCATTAATAATGTAGGATAGGAATACAAGTTGTCAGTCATTAAATTTCCAGTCCATTAGAATTTATTAGAAAGTACCTAGCTATCAATGTCAATTTGCCAAGATAAACCCAAGGTATTGTGTAATAAATACTTTTGTAATTAAAAAACATATTCGCGTAAGATGATGAACAAACAAAAAATagaatcaaagaaaaagaaaaacaaaggatGGTAGAGGAGGTAATGCAAAGGTACCtaatattcctattattcctcttAATCCCCCACATAGTCCCCATCCTACAAAAGATACCATCATTCCTATCCACACTATTCATAAATCTCATACCTATGAACTTGGCTCTTCCACCTTTATCCATTGTGATCTCCTCCAAGAGATTACAAATCCTTTCACCTcatatccccctcaaaatggacttgcatcttttttccaaaataataagtatcctattggaaaaataatttgtgaAGAAATGAATTATCTAGGAAAacggttaggcctccatgaacaaggtatattggaaccccttcaagtaACAAAAAATGAAAGATCATATGCCCTTGGCTATGTAgctcatgctcaagatgttggtatatcttCCCTCCCTTCTAACTCTGAAATCCCTTTGTATAAATCAAAATCACAccatccctcatcttccacatccattttgggcccttacatCCAAAAATGTATTTCTTTaacatccacatccattttgggtccttatgtttgAAAGCTAAATCCCTCACCtgttccatccatattgggtctttacatccctccatccaccactctatCACCTCAAATCCCTACAAGAGaacaacaaaggcacacatccttgagttcCTTCCAACATTATCCCTCCAGCATTCCATCCATAAAAACTCTGCCACTTATCCTCATGCACCCATACCATTGCTAttagaagcaatttggatgccaaatctaaaatgcataaaacaaaaaatacaaggatcaacatgtcccctcaaaatgacttgctcaagaaaataaaaatatgatccaaaagaagaaagaaaaataaaaaaagccacaaaggcccacaaagaaaaaatacaaaaccaTGCGGATTCCCAAATTACTCATTGACGAAATGCAACTCAAAGATAAATCCAAACTGG is a genomic window of Cryptomeria japonica chromosome 7, Sugi_1.0, whole genome shotgun sequence containing:
- the LOC131037966 gene encoding subtilisin-like protease SBT1.7 → MSNSMSLATLLTLFLFFLSITANDNVRKPYIVHMMKSMKPEHFSLHEHWYHSILTHATSNASTSDPSLLLYTYEVVLHGFAAKLTSAQATALESVDGCLAVIPSALYKLHTTRSPQFLGLTDGSGLWTQNLNRGEDVIVGMVDSGIWPESESFHDEGLGPVPSRWKGECESGERFSSSNCNRKLIGARFNFSVGYKSHVGEDFISPRDNHGHGTHTASTAAGSAVKGASYNGFGNGTAMGMAPAARLAIYKVCWGQKGDCDASDIAAAMEKAVQDGVDIISISIGDASELPFYTDHTALAAFGAIEKGVLVSASAGNEGPFSYSLTNTAPWLITVGASTIDREFLSPLKLGNGELFRGLSLYRGPGIKNLPLAYDYCSDRGLDPHIFKGKVVLCTSQSNSTEKASLVKDAGAAGLINVNDNDFPVDQPYLPATSVSYTAGEKIKAYVNSTAAPTATINPTGLTVVGKATAPIVALFSSRGPSQIFLDVLKPDIIAPGVNILAAAIEGGFKIKSGTSMACPHVSGTAALIRAAHPTWSPAAIRSALMTTASTLDNRKQPIKDSLTLRAADPFAMGAGHLNPRAALEPGLVYDLGPQDYINYLCGQNMYTEKQIALLTHKWPPCPKSESGADLNYPSFSVLLKYGERVQLKRTVTNVGGDNSVYKVQVKSSPNIKVSVEPDTFVFKKRSEQASFNVTFEGKVKGSEEEYGELSWKCIQGGTHIVRSPIAVLWTTL